The sequence TTTGCTGGAAAAGCAGCAACAAATCAAGAAATTGAAGAGACTCTAGACCATATTCGCCAGCATTTACAGAATGCAGAACCACTTATCCAATGGACCATGAACCAGTGCTTGGTGGAGATTGCCGTTGCTTACCCCGACTATCTAAAACAAGGCCTTGCAATCGGTCAGGAGTTAGCTGTCTATGTGGACATGAAAGTTCCAAAAGGCTGTACTTCTGCCTATGCACCAGACTGGATTGAGGCATTATTGAGGAGAAAATAAGATGCAACATAAAGGAACTCAGGTATTAGAAACAGAACGTCTAATTTTACGCCCCTTTCAAGCAACAGATGTTGAGTCAGTTTTCCAAAACTGGACTTCAGATGAAAAGGTCACCACTTATCTGACCTGGACAACTCATCAAAGGCTGCAAGATACAGAAGACTATATCCAGTTCTGTATCCAGTCTTATTCACAGGAAAAAACGTACAGGTGGGCTATTGAACTCAAAGAAAGTCAGCAAGCAATTGGCGATATTTCCGTGGTCAACCTAGACGAACGAGTACAGGCTGCTGAATTGGGCTGGTTGTTGGGCAGCCAGTGGTGGGGACAGAACTATATGCCCGAAGCCCTTGAAGCAGTCAATCGCTTTCTACTGGAAGAGGTTGGCTGTTTACGGATTACGGCTGTACACGATAGTGAAAATCGCCCTTCTGGTCGTGTTATGGAAAAAGTTGGCATGACCTATGAAGGTACCCTTCGACAAGCTGCTCGAAATAATCGTGGTATTGTGGATATTGCCATTTACTCACTGTTGCATACAGATAGAAAAAGTCGCTAGTTCTTGTTGAACTAACGACTTTTATACTTCTCTCTTTTGACTAATCAACCGGCAGATACTTCGCTAAGTAGTCTTCCACCAATTGCATATATTCTTGATTGGCAGCATAATCATTTTGCAGACCGTGGCCTGAATGCTCAGCGGTAAGAAACTGGTAATCAACACCATTTTCTTTCAAAGCTTTTTCTAATCGCACTGCTGCTTTATAAGGTTGCACCTTATCATGCTTGCCATAGATGACTACGCTTGGTACGGTTTCATCCGTCACCCAGTGGACTGCTGAGAT is a genomic window of Streptococcus sp. 29896 containing:
- a CDS encoding GNAT family N-acetyltransferase, which gives rise to MQHKGTQVLETERLILRPFQATDVESVFQNWTSDEKVTTYLTWTTHQRLQDTEDYIQFCIQSYSQEKTYRWAIELKESQQAIGDISVVNLDERVQAAELGWLLGSQWWGQNYMPEALEAVNRFLLEEVGCLRITAVHDSENRPSGRVMEKVGMTYEGTLRQAARNNRGIVDIAIYSLLHTDRKSR